The bacterium DNA segment CCGCCCACGCCATGGACGGCTATCGGGACCGCTGCCTGCAGGGCGGCATGGACGACTACCTGACGAAGCCGCTGATCGCGGGCGAACTCGCCCGCACCCTCGAGGCCTGGCGACCCGCTGCCGGCGTCCACTAGGCCCGCCACGGTACGATTGCCCCGACGTCGCCATTCAGGTATAGTCGCCACCGTCCCGCCGGTGCCCCGGCCTGCTGCACCCGAATTCCGGACGTCCAGGGAATGATGCTGAAGAAGACCGTTCTGGCATGCGTCAGCATCGTGGTCTGCCTGCTGCTCGGGGAACTGGCCGTGCGGCTGCTTCACCTGGCGCCGGGCATCAACCGCATCCGTGTCGACATGGCCCATGGGAGCTTCGAGTCGAGCACGAACAGCGTCCTGCGCTATGTCCCCTCACCTGGCTCGAGCGGCATCAGCTCCTACGGCATCCGCGATCGAGAGTATCCCCGCGCGAAGGGCGCGAAGACGCGACGGATCCTGGTGATCGGCGATTCGGTGGGCTACGGCTTCTGCAACGACCGCGAGGTGCTGGCGGTCGATGATGTCTTCGCCAAGCAGCTCGAACGCGCCTGCGCGGGATCCGGGTCGCCGCTCGAGGTGATCAACCTCTGCGTCTCCGGCTACGATACCGTCCAGGAGGTGGAGTTCCTGGTTCGCAAGGGCCTGGCGCTGGATCCGGATGTGGTGCTGGTTGCGTACTGCCTCAACGATGATTTCGAGGCGTCGGCAGAGCTCAACAGTTTCCAGCGCAATCCGCAGTTCGCCCTCGAGAGCAGGATCGGGCGGCACCTTGTGCTGCGCAGCCACCTTGCCCGTGTGATCTGGCTCCGGCACGCCAAGCCGGAGGCGGCGCGCGCGGCCGCCGCAGCCACCACGACCGGATCGCGAACCGAGCGCGGGTTCGAGCGCCTGGCATCGCTGGCTCGCACGAACGGCTTCCAGCCGGTCGTCGTGGTGTTCCCGCTGTTCGAACCGGCCGCCTCGTACCGCTGGCATCCGCAGCATCGACGCGTCACCGAACTGGCCACGCGTTTCGGGTTCCCGGTCCTGGACCTTTTCGAGTCGTTTGCCCTCGCCAGTGAGGGCGACCTGCGTCGCCTGCAGGGCCGCTGCAGCCGCGAACATCCTGACGAGCGCGGACACCGCGTGGCCGCCACCGAGATCCGGACGTTCCTGGCCGCACGCGGCCTGATCGACGCCGGCCCGGGCGGCAGCGGCGGCGGCTCGCCGCGCGTGGAGACCCGATGACCAGACTGGAATCGCACCCTGCACGCCTGTTGCGCGAGTTCTGGTCGCTGGCCCTGGTGCTGGCCGTGTACCTGGCGACCCTCGCCATCATGCCGGCGCGCGGCCTCTGGATGGTCGACAACGAGAACCGGTTCATCCAGATCAGGGCCCTGGCCGACGCCGACCTGCAGGAGTACGCCATCCCCTGGGGCGGCCGCGAGCTGGACCCGGGGTTCGAGATGAACCCGCTTCGCTTCAATCCCGAAGGCACCTTCGAGGAGTTCAAGGACGGGCAGCTCATTTCGGTCTTCCAGCCTGCGTTCCTCGTCCTGGGCGCCGTCTTCCTGAAACTGTTCGGTACCACGGGACTCAACCTGCTGCCGATCGCGGGCGCCGTGCTGATGCTCACGGCTGTCAGTGTCCTGGCGGGGCGCCTCGCCCTGGCGGAACGCGATCGTCACCTGGCGGTCGTCCTGGCCGGCCTGGCGACACCGGCCTGGTTCTACAGCCAGAACCTGTGGGAGCACACACTGGCGGCCGGGCTCTGCCTGTGGGGAGTCGTGGGCCTCGTCGACTTCCTGCACGAGCGGCGCACGCGCCCGCTGGTGCTCGCCTGCGTGAGCCTGGTGGCGGCCGTTGTCGTCCGCGATGTGCTGGGCATCCTGGTCCTGGTCCTGATGGGGTTGCTGTTCGTGCGGATGCCCGGCGAGCGACGGCGCCTTGTGCTTGTCGGCGGCGGCGTGCTCGGTGGCGGGGCACTGCTGCTGGCGGCCTTCCAATGGGCGGTGGTGGGCCAGCCCCTCGGCTTCCATGCCGGGACCCTGGCCGGCGGCGGCAGCCTGGTCGAGCACCTGGCCCGGCGGCCCCGCATCCTCTACCTGTACCTGGTGGCGGCCCACCCGCAGCAGGTCCTGTCTTTCGTCCTGGCGGCTCCGTTCCTGGCGGCGTTCGTGTTCAGGCCGCGCCTGGGCCCGGCACGCACGACCTTCGTTGTCCCGCTCGCGGCGCTGGCCGCCGCCGCCGCCGGCGCCGTCTTCCTGGCCGGCTTCCTGAATGCGCAGAACACGCCGCGCCACCTGCTGGCGGCCAACAGCTTCTTCGTGGCGGCGCCCATCGTCATCCTCGGGCTGCTGCGGCCCACGCCTGAGCGGCGGCGCGATGCCGTCTCCGGCGCGCGCGACTACCTGGTCACGGCGGTGTGCCTGTACCTGGTGTGCTATTGCCTCGTGGCGCCGTGGGCCGGGGCCGTCAGCCTTCACTGGGGCGGCCGCCTGCAGTTCTGTCTCTATCCCCTGTTGACGGTCCTGGCCGTGCGCACATTCGCCGACTGGCGCGAGAGCAGTGCGCCGCGCCGCGGCTGGGCCTGGGCCGCCGTCTCGGGACTGGTTGTCGTCAGTGTTGCCGCGCAGGCCTACTCGGTGACGATCGTGCGGGAGAAGAAGCTGTACTCCGAGCGCCTGGCCGTCGCGATGGAGCGCCTGGAGCCCGAAGTCGTGATTACCGACGTCTGGTGGGCGGGGCACGAACTCTATGAAGCGTTCCGCGAGCGCACCATCTATTTCGTCCGGAGCCAGGCCCAGCTCGAGTCGCTGGCGGGCCGGCTGAGTGCGCGCGGCGTCACGAGCTTCGTCTTCGCCACGCGCCCGCGCCCGGGGCCGGCGCCCGCCGGGACTGTGCGCGTCCTCGACGGCGGCTGGGACTTCTATTCGCTCGACCTGCTCGTGTCGCCGATCCGTTCCGGCAACGCGCAACAGCGCTAGCCCGGCGCGGCCCGGGCTAGAAGAGCGTGTAGATGAACGGCGCGGTGGCCTGACCCGTGAAGATCAGCAAAGCCAGGACCAGCAGCACCACCACCATCGGCACCAGCCACCAGGCCTTGTGGCGCGCGGCGTAGCGTCCGATCTCGGCCAGCAGCCTCGCCAGGTGCGTCAGACGATGCACGGGAACTCCAGTCAGTCCAGTTGGAACTCGCGGCGCCAATCGGCGTTTTCCGCGGATTGCGCCTGTTCGGACTTCACCAGCACGTGATTGCCCATGACGAGCGTGTCCATCTCGGTCCGCATGAAGCAGCGATAGGCGTCCTCGGGCGTGCAGACGATCGGTTCGCCGCGGACATTGAAGCTCGTGTTGATGATCGTCGGACAGCCGGTGAGGTTCGCGAATTCGGTGATGATGCGGTGGTAGCGTGGGTTCGTCTCTTCATGAACGGTCTGGATGCGCGCCGAATGATCGACGTGGGTCACGGCCGGGATGTCGGATCGCACCTGGTTGACGCGGGCCACGACGTCGGTTGGCCGGTTCGCAGGCCGAGCGTCCGCTGCCTCCGGAGCCAGCCATCTCTCCCGCGCCACCGGGGCGACGAGCAACATGTAGGGCGAGCCGGTCCCGAGTTCGAAGCACTCCCTGACCCGCTCCGCCAGCACCGACGGCGCGAACGGCCGGAACGACTCGCGGTACTTTATCTTCAGGTTCAACTGCGACTGCATGCCGGGCGACCGGGCGTCGCCGACGATGGAGCGGTTGCCCAGCGCGCGCGGGCCGAATTCCATGCGCCCCTGGTGCAGGCCGACGACCTCGCCCCGGGCGATGCGCCGGGCAACTTCGCGCTCGAGGTCGCCGTCGGCCAGTGTCCGGTAGGCGTGCCCCTCGTGCTCGAGCCAGTCCGCGATCTCCTGGTCGGTGTAGGCGGGCCCGAGGAACGCACCGGCCATGCGGTCCCGCCCGTCGAGAATCCGCGCGCCGTCCGCGTACATGTGCCAGGCGTACAGGGCGGCGCCGACGGCGCCGCCAGCATCGCCGCTTGCCGGCTGGATCCACAGGTCGGCAAACGGCCCTTCGCGCAGCACCCTGCCGTTCGCCACGCAATTGAGGGCCACACCCCCAGCCAGGCACAGGTGGCGCTCGCCGGTCACCCGGTGCGCGTGGCGAGCCATGCGCAGAACGACCTCTTCGGTGACTTCCTGGATCGAGCGCGCAAGGTCCATTTCCCTTTGCGTGATCTCCGCCTCACCCGAGCGCGGCGGCCCGTCGAACAGTCGGGCAAAACGGTCGTTGGTCATGACCAGGCCGTCGATGTAGCCGAAGTAGTCCAGGTTCAGGCGGAAGCTGCCGTCCGAGCGGAGATCGAGGAGATGGTCGTAGATCCGCTGGACGTACCGCGGTTCGCCGTACGGCGCCAGCCCCATGAGCTTGTACTCGCCGCTGTTGACCTTGAAGCCCGTGAAGTACGTGAACGCGGAATACAGCAGCCCGAGCGAATGGGGGTAGTGGATTTCCTCGAGGATGCGAAGGCGGTTGCCGCGTCCCTGGCCCAGGCTCGACGTCGCCCACTCGCCCACGCCGTCGAGCGTGAGGATGGCCGCGGACTCGAACGGCGAGGCGAAGAACGCGCTGGCGGCATGGGATTCGTGGTGCTCCGTGAACATCAGCCGACCCGGGCGGCCGGCGCCGGCCAGTCGCAGTTCACGCTCGATCTCCGCCGGGATCCACAGCTTGTCCCGCAGCCAGACCGGCATCGCCTGCAGGAACGGGCGCAGTCCACGCGGCGACACGGCGAACGCGCTCTCGAGGATCCGCACGAATTTGGTGAGCGGCTTGTCATAGAAGACGACGGCGTCGAGCTGGCCGGGGCCGACGTTGCCTTCACCGAGGCAATAGCGCATGGCCTGCCGCGGAAAGCCGGCGTCATGCTTGCGGCGCGTGAACCGCTCCTCCTGCGCAGCCGCCACCACGCGACCGTCCTGGACAAGGCACGCGGCGCTGTCGTGGTAGAAGGCGCTCAGGCCGAGGATGTTCACGACGCATCCTCTGCGGCCGTCGACGCCGGGCCGGGCCAGGCGCGATCCGAGGGACTGCCCTCCGGCCGTCGCACCAGGCGGGCCGCGCGGTCCTCGACCATGAACTGGCGCATGAGCGACTCCGTCGCGACATCCTGGCGCCGCGGAATCCAGCCGGTCTTCCCGGCCTCCAGCGCGCCCCGCGACAACGGATCGCGCCCGCGCAGGCGCAGGAGAATGCCGCCCGGCACGATGAAGACGAGGAAGAACGGCACCAGCAGGAGCCAGGTCAGGGCGACACCCACGGCCCGGCCCAGGGCCGCGCCGCCGCGCCGCAACGGTACGAGCAGGTGCGGGCGAAAGAGCGCCGCCAGCAACATCAGGACACCGGCCACGAACGCGATGTCCGCAAGCGTGCCCCGCCGAAGCCCGAATCTCAGGACAACGGCGACGGCAACCACGAACAGGCCCTGGAGCAGGCCGTGGAGGCGCGCGCGTCGGTCGGCGCGCGCGAGCTCTGCACTCCGTCCGCGCCAGTTCCAGGTGTCGTTGCCGGGGGATGCGGCCACGAAAACGCCTCCATCGCGGGATCCGATCGATGCCGCCAGCGCCTGTTCAAGGGGAGAAATCGGTCTCGGTTCAGTATCCTGAAATCGCCGGATCGGGGCAAGCGGAACCTGCCCGGGCGCCGTCGACCCGGCGGGGCCGCGCCAGGGACGACTCGAGGTGGCGTCACGCCACCGCAGCAGGCTATAATACCCGCCAACCGCCGATTCCGCGTCGTCGATCACCCCCACGTTCCCCCGGAGGTCCAGACTTGATGCTTCGGTCAGCACTCTACTTCGGCCTCGGCCTGCTCCTGTCGGTCATGGCGGCGGGCAGCCCCGTGTCGGCCGAAACGCATCCGTTCTCGATCCACGACATGCTGGCGATGGACCGCCTCAGCGACGCCCAGGTCTCGCCCGACGGCACGCAGGTCGCCTTCACGGTGCGCGTGACCGACGTGGCCGCGAACAAGGGCCGCACCGACGTGTGGGTGGCTGCGGCCGACGGCTCGCGCGTCCGGCGCCTGACCACCCACGACGCCAACGACTGGAACGCCCGCTGGGGCGCCAACGGCGTGATCTATTTCCTGTCGACGCGCAGCGGCTCGCCGCAGATCTGGCGGCTGGACACCAGCGGCGGCGAAGCGGCTCCGGTCACGACCCTGCCGTTGCCGGTCAATGCGTTCGAATGGGTGCCGCAGACGCGCTCGTTCCTGTTGGCAATGGATGTCTTCCCCAAGCTGGGTATTGCCGGCACCGTCGAGCGCGACGCCGCCGACGCGAAGAAGCTCACCACCGGCAGGGCCTACGACGAGCTGATGTTCCGCCACTGGGACACGTGGGAAGACGGCAAGCGCAGCCACCTGTTCCTGCTGGCCGATGCGCCCGGAGCCGAGCCGATCGACCTGATGCCCGAACTCGATGCCGACGTGCCGACCAAGCCCTTCGGCGGGCTCGAGGAAACCGCCGTCTCGCCCGACGGCGGCACGGTCATCTTCACCGCGAAGATCCTGCCGGGCAGCGAAGCGGCCTGGAGCACCGACGCCGACCTCTACGCCGTGCCCGCCGATGGCTCCGGCAACCTGCGTTGCCTGACCGAGGCCAACCAGGCCGTCGATACCGAGCCCGTGTTCACGCCCGA contains these protein-coding regions:
- a CDS encoding SGNH/GDSL hydrolase family protein, with product MMLKKTVLACVSIVVCLLLGELAVRLLHLAPGINRIRVDMAHGSFESSTNSVLRYVPSPGSSGISSYGIRDREYPRAKGAKTRRILVIGDSVGYGFCNDREVLAVDDVFAKQLERACAGSGSPLEVINLCVSGYDTVQEVEFLVRKGLALDPDVVLVAYCLNDDFEASAELNSFQRNPQFALESRIGRHLVLRSHLARVIWLRHAKPEAARAAAAATTTGSRTERGFERLASLARTNGFQPVVVVFPLFEPAASYRWHPQHRRVTELATRFGFPVLDLFESFALASEGDLRRLQGRCSREHPDERGHRVAATEIRTFLAARGLIDAGPGGSGGGSPRVETR
- a CDS encoding carbamoyltransferase; amino-acid sequence: MNILGLSAFYHDSAACLVQDGRVVAAAQEERFTRRKHDAGFPRQAMRYCLGEGNVGPGQLDAVVFYDKPLTKFVRILESAFAVSPRGLRPFLQAMPVWLRDKLWIPAEIERELRLAGAGRPGRLMFTEHHESHAASAFFASPFESAAILTLDGVGEWATSSLGQGRGNRLRILEEIHYPHSLGLLYSAFTYFTGFKVNSGEYKLMGLAPYGEPRYVQRIYDHLLDLRSDGSFRLNLDYFGYIDGLVMTNDRFARLFDGPPRSGEAEITQREMDLARSIQEVTEEVVLRMARHAHRVTGERHLCLAGGVALNCVANGRVLREGPFADLWIQPASGDAGGAVGAALYAWHMYADGARILDGRDRMAGAFLGPAYTDQEIADWLEHEGHAYRTLADGDLEREVARRIARGEVVGLHQGRMEFGPRALGNRSIVGDARSPGMQSQLNLKIKYRESFRPFAPSVLAERVRECFELGTGSPYMLLVAPVARERWLAPEAADARPANRPTDVVARVNQVRSDIPAVTHVDHSARIQTVHEETNPRYHRIITEFANLTGCPTIINTSFNVRGEPIVCTPEDAYRCFMRTEMDTLVMGNHVLVKSEQAQSAENADWRREFQLD